In Luteitalea sp. TBR-22, one genomic interval encodes:
- a CDS encoding sigma-54-dependent Fis family transcriptional regulator, with amino-acid sequence MSLGAWAMSSIVADLAERVSVVAPEDLRDVIIDGLGRLGVATQMDLVTLRAPAAGASGAVQVYEWRRDRDIARADDAVLDADADPCVGGLHVAAALPVALAGDDPSSCGVLALSATRECALSPVITVQLRIAAAVFGQALAVHRHHQARERQLADSRPHPAPRVGVAEVGAKAPTVISRSELDDKCRREFMQDHVGRSPILGRSRTLQRVLEQVRQVAPTDSTVLLLGETGTGKELLATHIHESSARRVRSMVRVNCAAIPSTLIESELFGREKGAFTGALTRQIGRFETADRSSLFLDEIGDLSADVQVKLLRVLEERCVERLGSPRSVQVDVRIIAATHRDLEKRIAEGAFREDLFYRLNVFPIRVPALRERAEDIPLLVWRFVSEFSRIFGKRIETIARESMAALEHHHWPGNIRELRNVVERAMIVAPGPCLTITLPATPSSALPGRVRLEEVEREHIRTVLESVRWRIRGSAGAADQLGLRPTTLETRMAKLGLTRPRVG; translated from the coding sequence GTGTCCCTCGGCGCGTGGGCGATGTCGTCCATCGTCGCCGACCTCGCCGAACGCGTGTCGGTGGTCGCCCCCGAGGACCTCCGTGACGTCATCATCGACGGTCTGGGACGACTGGGCGTGGCGACGCAGATGGACCTCGTGACCCTGCGCGCCCCGGCGGCCGGGGCGTCAGGCGCCGTCCAGGTATACGAATGGCGACGGGATCGGGACATCGCGCGTGCAGACGATGCAGTCCTCGACGCCGACGCCGATCCCTGCGTCGGTGGACTCCATGTCGCGGCAGCGCTGCCCGTGGCGCTTGCCGGTGACGACCCCTCGTCGTGCGGCGTGCTCGCCCTGTCGGCGACACGCGAGTGCGCCCTGTCGCCGGTCATCACCGTCCAGCTGCGCATTGCGGCCGCCGTGTTCGGCCAGGCACTCGCGGTGCACCGCCACCATCAGGCGCGCGAGCGGCAACTGGCCGACTCACGGCCTCATCCGGCTCCTCGTGTCGGGGTCGCCGAGGTCGGGGCGAAGGCGCCAACCGTGATCAGCCGCAGCGAGCTCGACGACAAATGCCGTCGCGAGTTCATGCAGGACCACGTCGGCAGGTCGCCCATCCTGGGAAGGAGCCGCACACTCCAGCGCGTGCTCGAACAGGTACGGCAGGTGGCACCGACCGACTCGACGGTCCTGTTGCTCGGCGAGACCGGCACGGGCAAGGAACTGCTCGCGACGCATATCCACGAGTCGAGCGCCCGGCGCGTCAGGTCGATGGTGCGTGTCAACTGTGCCGCCATCCCGAGCACGCTCATCGAGAGCGAGTTGTTCGGCCGGGAGAAGGGCGCCTTCACCGGCGCGCTCACCCGTCAGATTGGCCGCTTCGAGACTGCCGACCGCTCCAGCCTGTTCCTCGACGAGATCGGCGATCTGTCCGCCGACGTGCAGGTCAAGTTGTTGCGCGTGCTGGAAGAGCGGTGCGTCGAGCGTCTGGGGAGCCCCAGGTCGGTGCAGGTGGACGTACGGATCATCGCCGCCACCCACCGCGACCTCGAGAAGCGCATCGCCGAGGGTGCATTCCGCGAGGACCTGTTCTATCGCCTGAACGTCTTCCCGATTCGCGTTCCCGCCCTCCGCGAGCGAGCCGAGGACATCCCGCTGCTGGTGTGGCGCTTCGTGAGCGAGTTCTCGCGCATCTTCGGCAAGCGTATCGAGACGATCGCTCGTGAGAGCATGGCGGCGCTCGAGCACCATCACTGGCCCGGCAACATCCGCGAACTCAGGAACGTGGTGGAGCGGGCGATGATCGTGGCCCCGGGGCCGTGCCTGACGATCACGCTGCCGGCGACGCCGTCGTCGGCTCTCCCGGGGCGGGTGAGGCTCGAGGAAGTCGAACGCGAGCACATCCGCACGGTGTTGGAGAGCGTACGCTGGCGCATTCGCGGATCAGCCGGCGCCGCCGACCAGCTCGGTCTGCGGCCGACGACGCTCGAGACACGCATGGCCAAGCTCGGACTGACCCGGCCCAGGGTCGGGTGA
- a CDS encoding DUF3011 domain-containing protein: protein MRCVRRTRAGWSSGHRRPDSFGTVVFVITLLLATGVARGQPPATAADPVAPEAATPQSPPTVSCISAPGQRSTCAADTSAGVVLLRSNGDAPCLLGKTWGYDQASVWVSDGCAGEFATGPATPKEEAAPPKAPRHVPNVGFLLFDGDKAQIYMRLFSYGRYLNQRNLDETYVDAFGNTKTIERRQDIQLQKFFLPFSGWFLTPKFRYYLYVWSANTSQGDPAQVVGAGNISWNFNRWVNVGVGITSLPSVRSTEGQFPYWLGVDDRLIADEFFRGSYTSGVWAKGELHSTLKYMAMFANNLSTLGVSAAQLDNRLDTQSYSLTWMPTTGEFGPWAGFGDFEGHQKLATRVGLHYTHSLEDRQSQPGSEAIENTQIRLTDGSVIFTPNLFGQGITVNEVDYRMTSVDAGVKYRGLSLEGEYYWRWLGDYKGVNASRVPDISDHGYQLQSSAMAIPKTVQVYFSGSQIFGQHGDPWEVRGGANWFVMRQRGLRLNGEWMYVKGSPVGYTAYPYPVGARGTVFHVNFEMNF from the coding sequence ATGCGCTGCGTGCGACGCACAAGGGCAGGATGGAGCTCAGGTCACCGACGGCCCGACTCGTTCGGCACGGTCGTCTTCGTCATCACCCTGCTCCTTGCGACGGGCGTCGCGCGCGGTCAGCCACCGGCGACTGCAGCGGACCCCGTCGCGCCTGAGGCCGCGACACCACAATCGCCGCCGACGGTCTCCTGCATCTCGGCGCCCGGCCAGCGGAGCACCTGTGCCGCCGACACCTCGGCGGGGGTGGTGCTCCTGCGCTCGAACGGTGACGCGCCCTGCCTGCTCGGCAAGACGTGGGGGTACGACCAGGCGAGTGTGTGGGTCTCGGACGGGTGTGCGGGGGAGTTCGCCACCGGGCCCGCCACTCCCAAGGAAGAGGCCGCGCCCCCGAAGGCGCCGCGCCACGTTCCCAACGTCGGGTTCCTGCTGTTCGACGGCGACAAGGCGCAGATCTACATGCGCTTGTTCAGTTACGGTCGGTATCTGAACCAGCGCAATCTGGACGAGACCTACGTCGATGCGTTCGGCAACACGAAGACCATCGAACGACGGCAGGACATCCAGCTGCAGAAGTTCTTCCTGCCGTTCTCCGGATGGTTCCTGACGCCGAAGTTCCGCTACTACCTGTACGTCTGGTCGGCCAACACCTCGCAGGGGGACCCGGCGCAGGTGGTGGGCGCGGGCAACATCTCCTGGAACTTCAACCGGTGGGTCAACGTCGGCGTCGGCATCACGTCACTGCCGTCGGTCCGCAGCACCGAGGGCCAGTTTCCCTACTGGCTGGGGGTCGACGATCGACTCATCGCCGACGAGTTCTTCAGGGGCTCGTACACGTCGGGCGTGTGGGCCAAGGGCGAGCTTCACAGCACGCTGAAGTACATGGCGATGTTTGCCAACAACCTGAGCACGCTGGGCGTCAGCGCGGCGCAACTCGACAACCGGCTCGACACCCAGTCGTACTCGCTCACCTGGATGCCCACCACCGGCGAGTTCGGCCCGTGGGCGGGCTTCGGCGATTTCGAGGGCCATCAGAAACTCGCCACGCGTGTGGGCCTGCATTACACCCACAGCCTCGAGGACAGGCAGAGTCAGCCAGGATCGGAGGCCATCGAGAACACCCAGATCCGTCTCACCGACGGCAGTGTGATCTTCACCCCCAATCTGTTCGGGCAGGGCATCACCGTCAACGAGGTGGACTACCGGATGACCAGCGTCGACGCCGGCGTCAAGTACCGCGGGCTGTCGCTCGAAGGCGAGTACTACTGGCGATGGCTCGGTGACTACAAGGGCGTCAACGCCAGCCGGGTCCCCGACATCAGCGACCACGGCTACCAGCTGCAGTCCTCGGCGATGGCCATCCCGAAGACCGTGCAGGTGTACTTCAGCGGCTCGCAGATCTTCGGCCAGCACGGCGATCCCTGGGAGGTGCGTGGCGGCGCCAACTGGTTCGTGATGCGGCAGCGCGGCCTCCGCCTCAACGGCGAGTGGATGTACGTCAAGGGCTCGCCCGTCGGCTACACCGCCTACCCCTACCCGGTGGGCGCACGGGGCACCGTCTTTCACGTGAACTTCGAGATGAACTTCTGA
- a CDS encoding amidohydrolase family protein: MTRTLISRVWLPLAAVVAVVGGATAGTAPAFAQGADRFNDSHFHLTNYVQEGIGLRQFLAIMGERVGRSTLFGIPLQQQWSWPNSGEFAPTYYLHTDAPLYYYSFTDAYIATAYLALPEADRRRFDPMITGFNPADMYAVDHIKRVLRTFPGVFSGIGEFSIHKEFVSSKIAGETASLINPALDRILEFAAESGLVVIVHNDIDMPFGKVDTDPVYLTQARALLKRHPKATIIWAHTGLGRIVRPVQVTADAAERHPNHLQILESMLTDPALAHVSFDISWDEVAKYAVSSPEVVARVADLFNRYPDRFLFGTDTVAPSGPQPYYAVFDLWEPVWKALAPDASRRIRQGNYERIFDEGRRRVRAWEQTAVK; this comes from the coding sequence ATGACTCGCACCTTGATCTCTCGCGTCTGGCTTCCCCTTGCGGCCGTCGTGGCCGTGGTGGGCGGCGCCACGGCTGGCACGGCGCCGGCGTTCGCGCAGGGCGCCGACCGCTTCAACGACTCCCACTTCCACCTCACCAACTACGTCCAGGAGGGCATCGGACTGCGGCAGTTCCTCGCGATCATGGGCGAGCGCGTCGGCCGTTCGACGCTGTTCGGGATCCCGCTGCAGCAGCAGTGGTCGTGGCCCAACTCCGGCGAGTTCGCGCCGACCTACTACCTGCACACCGACGCACCGCTCTACTACTACTCGTTCACCGACGCCTACATCGCCACGGCGTACCTGGCGCTGCCCGAGGCCGATCGGCGCCGCTTCGATCCCATGATCACCGGCTTCAACCCCGCCGACATGTACGCGGTGGACCACATCAAGCGCGTGCTGCGGACGTTCCCCGGCGTGTTCAGCGGCATCGGCGAGTTCAGCATCCACAAGGAGTTCGTCTCGTCCAAGATCGCCGGTGAGACGGCCAGCCTGATCAACCCGGCGCTCGACCGCATCCTGGAGTTCGCCGCCGAGTCGGGGCTCGTGGTCATCGTGCACAACGACATCGACATGCCGTTCGGCAAGGTCGACACCGATCCGGTCTACCTCACGCAGGCCAGGGCGCTGCTCAAGCGTCACCCGAAGGCGACGATCATCTGGGCCCACACCGGCCTCGGCCGCATCGTCCGCCCGGTACAGGTCACCGCCGACGCCGCCGAGCGCCACCCGAACCATCTGCAGATCCTCGAGAGCATGCTGACCGACCCGGCGCTCGCGCACGTGTCGTTCGACATCTCGTGGGACGAGGTCGCCAAGTACGCGGTCAGTTCGCCCGAGGTCGTCGCGCGCGTCGCCGACCTCTTCAACCGGTATCCGGATCGTTTCCTGTTCGGGACCGACACGGTGGCCCCATCGGGCCCACAGCCGTACTACGCGGTCTTCGATCTCTGGGAGCCGGTGTGGAAGGCGCTGGCGCCGGACGCCAGCCGCAGGATCCGGCAGGGCAATTACGAGCGGATCTTCGATGAAGGCCGCCGGCGGGTCCGCGCGTGGGAACAGACCGCCGTCAAGTGA
- a CDS encoding DcaP family trimeric outer membrane transporter, giving the protein MAITRSNRPAAIGIIVAALSVAASSTALAQDQTPGGDTAAGSAVSTTATQPQPAAKPSMEIYGFAMLDIGHNFNTINPNWSDTMRVTRLPSFPGEFGQDNNAFAGVRQSRLGVRTSVPTDLGELKTQFEFELFGVGVDEGQTTFRLRHAYGELGQFGAGQYWSPFMDIDVFPNSLEYWGPTGMVFFRNVQVRWMPSLPEGHSAILGVERPGASGDAGVYADRVELQGIKARTPLPDFSGAYKYAQKWGYVRAAGMLRRINWDDTLEDAVDLSGDATGWGVNLSANFKPSASDVLRFQYVFGEGIQNYMNDSPVDIGIVNNFGNPVQPILGKPIPITGLVLFLDHTWNERFSSTVGYSRQDNDNLEAQSPSAFRDGQYALANLLYYPVKNVMIGAELQYGRRENFSDGFKSDGVKIQFSFKYNFSHTIGGQ; this is encoded by the coding sequence ATGGCCATCACACGGAGTAACCGCCCGGCGGCGATCGGGATCATCGTCGCCGCGCTGTCGGTCGCTGCCTCCAGCACCGCCCTGGCGCAGGACCAGACGCCGGGCGGCGACACGGCGGCAGGCAGCGCCGTCAGCACCACGGCGACGCAACCGCAGCCGGCCGCCAAGCCGAGCATGGAGATCTACGGCTTCGCGATGCTCGACATCGGCCACAACTTCAACACCATCAACCCCAACTGGTCCGACACCATGCGGGTCACCAGGCTGCCGTCGTTCCCGGGCGAGTTCGGGCAGGACAACAACGCCTTCGCGGGTGTCCGCCAGAGCCGGCTCGGCGTGCGGACCTCGGTGCCGACAGACCTCGGTGAGCTGAAGACACAGTTCGAGTTCGAGCTGTTCGGCGTCGGTGTGGACGAGGGCCAGACCACGTTCCGCCTCAGGCATGCCTACGGCGAGCTCGGACAGTTCGGCGCCGGTCAGTACTGGAGCCCGTTCATGGACATCGACGTGTTCCCGAACTCGCTCGAGTACTGGGGACCGACGGGCATGGTGTTCTTCCGCAACGTCCAGGTCCGCTGGATGCCGTCGCTTCCCGAGGGACACAGCGCCATCCTGGGCGTCGAGCGGCCAGGGGCGAGCGGCGACGCCGGTGTGTACGCCGACCGCGTCGAGCTCCAGGGAATCAAGGCGCGGACGCCCCTGCCCGACTTCTCCGGCGCCTACAAGTACGCGCAGAAGTGGGGCTACGTCCGGGCCGCCGGCATGCTGCGCCGCATCAACTGGGACGACACGCTCGAGGACGCCGTCGACCTCTCGGGCGACGCCACCGGCTGGGGCGTGAACCTGAGCGCCAACTTCAAGCCGAGCGCCAGCGATGTCCTGCGGTTCCAGTACGTCTTCGGCGAGGGCATCCAGAACTACATGAACGACTCGCCGGTCGACATCGGCATCGTCAACAACTTCGGCAACCCGGTGCAGCCGATCCTCGGCAAGCCGATCCCGATCACCGGGCTCGTGCTCTTCCTCGATCACACCTGGAACGAGCGCTTCAGCAGCACCGTCGGCTACTCGCGCCAGGACAACGACAACCTCGAGGCCCAGTCGCCCTCGGCGTTCCGCGACGGGCAGTACGCGCTCGCCAACCTGCTGTACTACCCGGTCAAGAACGTGATGATCGGCGCCGAGCTGCAGTACGGGCGGCGCGAGAACTTCTCGGACGGCTTCAAGAGCGACGGCGTCAAGATCCAGTTCTCGTTCAAGTACAACTTCTCCCACACCATCGGAGGTCAGTGA
- the glsA gene encoding glutaminase A, with the protein MTRIRTWFSLGACALGFVALAGSPAIHAQAPADVQKAVDAAYAKYRTLKEGKNADYIPALAKVDPGLFGIAVVTTDGKVYTAGDVKTEVSIQSISKVFTMAQVIQEQGVDSIAKRIGVDATGARFNSIIAVEGVRTVIGSGAPEMNPLVNPGAISATSMVKGGSSDEVWKKIIGFHNASAGRELKVLEDVYKSESDTNQRNQAIGALMLAYGYIKENWQQAVDLYTRQCSIGVNAQDLATMAATLASGGTNPVTKTKVMDADKVPGVLAVMATAGLYDDSGKWLYATGLPAKSGVGGGIIAVSPGKFGIAVISPPLDDAGNSVRAQRAIADISNALGGNPYATRKASN; encoded by the coding sequence ATGACACGCATCAGGACGTGGTTCTCGCTCGGCGCGTGCGCGCTCGGCTTCGTGGCGCTGGCCGGCTCGCCGGCGATCCACGCGCAGGCTCCTGCCGACGTGCAGAAGGCCGTCGACGCGGCCTACGCCAAGTACCGCACGCTCAAGGAAGGCAAGAACGCCGACTACATCCCGGCGCTGGCCAAGGTCGACCCCGGCCTGTTCGGGATCGCCGTCGTGACGACCGACGGCAAGGTGTACACGGCCGGCGACGTGAAGACCGAGGTCTCGATCCAGTCGATCTCGAAGGTGTTCACGATGGCCCAGGTCATCCAGGAGCAGGGTGTGGACTCTATCGCCAAGCGGATCGGCGTCGATGCCACCGGGGCGCGGTTCAACTCGATCATCGCCGTGGAAGGGGTCCGTACGGTGATCGGGTCCGGCGCGCCCGAGATGAACCCGCTGGTGAATCCGGGCGCGATCTCGGCCACCAGCATGGTCAAGGGCGGCAGCTCCGACGAGGTGTGGAAGAAGATCATCGGGTTCCACAACGCCTCGGCCGGTCGGGAGCTGAAGGTCCTGGAGGACGTCTACAAGTCCGAGTCGGACACCAACCAGCGGAACCAGGCGATCGGCGCGCTGATGCTTGCGTACGGCTACATCAAGGAGAACTGGCAGCAGGCCGTCGACCTGTACACCCGCCAGTGTTCGATCGGCGTGAACGCCCAGGATCTGGCCACGATGGCCGCCACCCTGGCGTCCGGCGGCACCAATCCCGTCACCAAGACGAAGGTCATGGATGCCGACAAGGTGCCGGGCGTGCTCGCGGTGATGGCGACGGCGGGCCTGTACGACGACTCCGGCAAGTGGCTCTACGCCACCGGCCTCCCGGCCAAGAGCGGCGTGGGCGGCGGCATCATCGCCGTCTCCCCCGGCAAGTTCGGCATCGCGGTCATCTCGCCACCACTCGACGACGCGGGCAACAGCGTGCGGGCGCAGCGCGCCATTGCCGACATCTCCAACGCGCTCGGCGGCAACCCGTACGCGACCAGGAAGGCAAGCAACTAG
- a CDS encoding DUF481 domain-containing protein, translating to MRPAQVLIAAAFALAVAVSVSGQPKTDVVTLANGDRLTGEVKLLDRGRLEFSTDDAGTLYLEWDKLTSVVAGMRVVEVVTEDGRRYLGRLVPAVPRSLAVGGSEGVVVLSMTEVTIIRPIGASFWAKLDGSFDAGFNYTQSSGIAQLNVNSDTLYRKFGSQVRLTASLTATATDDDDGRDDRALLELSYLRYPWREWFVAGAGRIESNESLGVQLRSQIGVMTGPRLINSNRGHLSIGAGVVLNDEVGVDVERVQNVEGVFVFDAEFFTYDRPRTTLDVNVQYYPSLSNAGRHRLSLNAGAKRELFKDLFVAVNVYNSYDNRPPNPAAERNDIGVVLSVGWTY from the coding sequence ATGCGTCCCGCACAGGTGCTGATCGCGGCCGCCTTCGCGCTGGCCGTCGCGGTCAGCGTGTCGGGCCAGCCCAAGACCGATGTCGTCACGCTGGCCAATGGCGATCGGCTGACGGGGGAGGTCAAGCTGCTCGATCGTGGACGGCTCGAGTTCAGCACCGACGATGCCGGGACGCTGTATCTCGAGTGGGACAAGCTGACGAGCGTGGTCGCGGGAATGCGGGTGGTCGAGGTGGTGACCGAGGACGGGCGCCGGTACCTGGGCAGGCTGGTGCCGGCAGTCCCGCGATCCCTGGCTGTCGGCGGCAGCGAGGGGGTCGTCGTGCTGAGCATGACGGAGGTCACCATCATCCGACCGATCGGCGCCAGCTTCTGGGCCAAGCTCGATGGGTCGTTCGATGCCGGCTTCAACTACACGCAGTCCAGCGGCATCGCGCAGCTCAACGTCAACTCGGACACGCTGTACAGGAAGTTCGGCTCGCAGGTCCGCCTGACCGCGTCCCTCACGGCGACCGCCACCGACGACGATGACGGACGCGACGACCGCGCGCTCCTGGAGCTGTCGTACCTGCGCTACCCGTGGCGCGAGTGGTTCGTGGCAGGCGCCGGCCGCATCGAGAGCAACGAGAGTCTCGGCGTGCAACTGCGCTCGCAGATCGGCGTCATGACCGGGCCCAGGCTGATCAACAGCAATCGTGGGCACCTCTCGATCGGCGCGGGAGTCGTGCTCAACGACGAGGTCGGCGTCGACGTCGAGCGCGTGCAGAACGTGGAGGGCGTGTTCGTCTTCGACGCCGAGTTCTTCACCTACGACCGCCCCAGGACGACCCTGGATGTGAACGTCCAGTACTACCCGAGCCTCAGCAACGCCGGGCGACACCGGCTGTCGCTGAACGCCGGCGCCAAGCGCGAACTGTTCAAGGACCTGTTCGTGGCCGTCAATGTCTACAACAGTTACGACAATCGACCTCCGAATCCGGCCGCCGAACGCAATGACATCGGCGTGGTCCTGTCGGTGGGGTGGACGTACTAG
- a CDS encoding dihydrofolate reductase family protein: protein MGLLTFSMNVTLDGCVDHQEGIADDETHAFYTRLMDESEAMLWGRVTYEMMEAYWPAVARGDVDAPPATREWAVKLEAKPKYVVSSTRHAFPWTNSHHVAGDLGTAVQALKDATPGGVLLGSGRLATALDRLDLIDEYRLLVHPRIAGHGPTLYETGLPATRRLALISAQPLHNGAVAMHYRRLV from the coding sequence ATGGGCCTGCTCACCTTCAGCATGAACGTCACCCTCGATGGCTGCGTCGATCACCAGGAGGGGATTGCCGACGATGAGACGCACGCGTTCTACACGCGGCTCATGGACGAGAGCGAGGCGATGCTGTGGGGCCGCGTCACCTACGAGATGATGGAGGCCTACTGGCCCGCCGTCGCGCGCGGCGACGTGGACGCGCCACCGGCCACGCGCGAGTGGGCGGTCAAGCTGGAGGCCAAGCCAAAGTACGTGGTGTCGTCGACTCGCCACGCATTTCCCTGGACGAACAGCCACCACGTCGCCGGCGATCTAGGCACGGCCGTGCAGGCGCTCAAGGACGCGACGCCCGGCGGCGTGCTGCTCGGCAGCGGCCGACTCGCCACCGCGCTCGATCGGTTGGACCTCATCGACGAATACCGGCTCCTCGTCCATCCGAGGATTGCGGGCCACGGTCCCACCCTGTACGAGACAGGGCTGCCGGCCACCCGACGGCTCGCGCTGATCTCGGCGCAACCGCTCCACAACGGCGCGGTGGCGATGCACTACCGGCGCCTCGTGTGA
- a CDS encoding alpha/beta hydrolase has product MTMASLSNVAGAAALAGLLALGSPASAQDGTIYPLAAPPEPNAIPLGTGGVEGQTAQESWFRQWGDPMARNVSKATLTPFLPKPGTANGAAVIVAPGGGFRWLSMGNEGWEVAEALNAKGIAAFVLKYRLQPTPESLDGFKASMERTFAAATPPAGAGEGAPRPAPPRWDLSNQLQDAEAAYALIVARAKEWGVDTSRIGMIGFSAGAGLTMHSTLNSKTMKLAFIGPIYGGMGPVDVPKDAPPMFTAIATDDFLFRGQFGVVKSWFDAGRPVEFHLYQNGGHGFGLGNPNRTSNRWFDAFIHWLDVNGFLASKTGK; this is encoded by the coding sequence ATGACCATGGCGTCGCTTTCGAATGTGGCCGGCGCGGCCGCGCTCGCCGGCCTGCTCGCGCTCGGCTCGCCTGCCAGCGCCCAGGACGGCACGATCTACCCGCTCGCGGCTCCTCCCGAGCCCAACGCGATTCCGCTCGGCACCGGCGGCGTCGAGGGACAGACCGCGCAGGAGAGCTGGTTCCGTCAGTGGGGCGACCCGATGGCGCGCAACGTCTCGAAGGCGACCCTCACGCCGTTCCTGCCCAAGCCGGGGACGGCAAACGGCGCCGCGGTGATCGTGGCGCCTGGCGGCGGGTTCCGGTGGCTCTCGATGGGCAACGAGGGCTGGGAGGTGGCCGAGGCGCTCAATGCGAAGGGCATCGCCGCCTTCGTGCTCAAGTATCGACTGCAGCCGACGCCCGAGTCGCTCGATGGCTTCAAGGCGTCGATGGAGCGCACCTTCGCCGCGGCAACGCCACCTGCTGGGGCCGGCGAGGGCGCTCCCCGGCCGGCGCCGCCGCGCTGGGACCTCTCCAATCAACTCCAGGATGCGGAGGCCGCGTATGCGTTGATCGTCGCGCGGGCGAAGGAATGGGGCGTCGACACCAGCCGTATCGGCATGATCGGCTTCTCGGCGGGCGCGGGCCTCACGATGCACAGCACGCTCAACTCGAAGACGATGAAGCTGGCGTTCATCGGTCCCATCTATGGCGGCATGGGGCCGGTGGACGTGCCGAAGGACGCGCCGCCGATGTTCACGGCCATCGCCACCGACGACTTCCTGTTCCGTGGCCAGTTCGGCGTCGTGAAGTCGTGGTTCGACGCGGGGCGGCCGGTCGAGTTCCACCTCTATCAGAACGGCGGCCACGGCTTCGGTCTCGGCAACCCGAACCGCACGAGCAACCGCTGGTTCGACGCCTTCATCCACTGGCTCGACGTGAACGGCTTCCTGGCAAGCAAGACAGGTAAGTAG
- a CDS encoding MFS transporter has protein sequence MPAPTRVRYKVVALATCLAVITHLDRACIATLAPGIMRDLGLTTVQMGYVFTSFQLAYALFEIPTARWADRKGTRLVLARIVVWWSLLTAATGAATSYVGLLTTRFFFGVGEAGAWGCVARTFSRWIPRRERGTVQGIFFAGAHMVGGLTPALVLWLLQFLSWRQIFVAFGMLGFVWTAVWLAWFRNDPAEHPGVNAAELQAIVADRSAEADHPSGLKYWRALARSRNMIALSIMYIPNCMIFYFCITWLPTYLRQRHGFEAASLGLFAGLPLIVSMPGDLLGGVVTDRLASRFGLRAGRCGLGAVSYLVAGAALVLAARSSSPVAAAVLIAVATGMTMFTLGAAWATVIEVGRNQVGVVGATMNSVGNLAAMLNPLIVAYSVQWFGNWNVPLYLMGLLFLLGAACWLVVDPERAVFDETALAHPS, from the coding sequence GTGCCAGCTCCCACACGCGTGCGGTACAAGGTCGTGGCGCTCGCCACGTGCCTGGCGGTGATCACGCACCTCGACCGCGCGTGCATCGCCACCTTGGCGCCGGGCATCATGCGCGACCTGGGCCTGACTACCGTGCAGATGGGGTACGTGTTCACGTCCTTCCAGCTGGCGTACGCGCTGTTCGAGATCCCCACGGCACGCTGGGCCGACCGCAAGGGCACCCGGCTGGTGCTCGCGCGCATCGTCGTGTGGTGGTCGCTCCTCACCGCCGCGACCGGCGCGGCCACGAGCTACGTCGGCCTGCTGACGACGCGATTCTTCTTCGGGGTCGGCGAGGCCGGCGCGTGGGGCTGCGTGGCGCGCACCTTCTCGCGGTGGATTCCGAGGCGCGAGCGCGGCACGGTGCAGGGCATCTTCTTCGCGGGCGCCCACATGGTCGGCGGGCTCACCCCGGCGCTCGTGCTGTGGCTGCTGCAGTTCCTGTCGTGGCGACAGATCTTCGTGGCCTTCGGCATGCTGGGTTTCGTGTGGACGGCGGTCTGGCTGGCCTGGTTCCGCAACGATCCCGCGGAGCACCCCGGCGTCAACGCAGCGGAGCTGCAGGCCATCGTCGCCGACCGCTCGGCCGAGGCGGATCACCCGTCGGGCCTGAAGTACTGGCGGGCGCTCGCCCGAAGTCGGAACATGATCGCGCTCAGCATCATGTACATCCCGAACTGCATGATCTTCTACTTCTGCATCACGTGGCTGCCGACGTACCTGAGGCAACGCCACGGGTTCGAGGCGGCGAGCCTCGGCCTCTTCGCGGGTCTCCCGCTGATCGTCAGCATGCCCGGCGACCTGCTGGGCGGCGTGGTCACCGACCGCCTCGCGTCGCGCTTCGGGCTGCGCGCCGGTCGCTGCGGCCTCGGCGCCGTGTCGTACCTGGTCGCCGGCGCGGCGCTGGTGTTGGCAGCGCGGTCATCGTCGCCCGTCGCGGCGGCGGTCCTGATCGCCGTTGCCACCGGCATGACGATGTTCACGCTGGGTGCGGCGTGGGCGACGGTGATCGAGGTCGGCCGCAACCAGGTGGGCGTTGTCGGCGCGACGATGAACTCGGTCGGCAACCTGGCGGCGATGCTCAATCCGTTGATCGTCGCGTACTCGGTGCAATGGTTCGGCAACTGGAACGTGCCGCTGTACCTGATGGGCCTCCTGTTCCTGCTCGGCGCGGCGTGCTGGCTCGTGGTCGATCCCGAACGCGCGGTGTTCGACGAGACTGCGCTCGCTCATCCGTCGTGA